From a single Accipiter gentilis chromosome 10, bAccGen1.1, whole genome shotgun sequence genomic region:
- the TRIM65 gene encoding tripartite motif-containing protein 65 isoform X2, which yields MASPISQKLEEKLVCSICLELFRVPVTLPCGHNFCKCCISDHWQKQEPAGVEKGYTCPDCRRTFERRPELEKNVTLCSVVEVAQDGEARVSGSERCEVARGELCPQHGRPLELYCEDERRCICCVCTVRQCHQHQRVLFEEERSKKQALLKESLEKAEEESERIEQAMQELDERTRSIKDSSEGLKSVILSKFTYLRKALEDFQCWTVARIEQEQAAALGRVGEDWSFLKDHLDVLNQYREKAQRLLACPDNRTFLQEFPLLPSPESPEALVPMEFDVATMVKPLVEILTNISRLLLEDLPSSVAPKAPDPVDQGPVHPQEPAVKVVAPLPECQLRAELLKDHRNLTFDPKTANKYLELSKGNQKAKHSPGAVCGQQEQGSRFKPWQVLCTQGYSHGHHYWEVKISSHSVILGVTYHGLPREQQQGHKFNIGLDGGSWGLQVREDCYLAWHKGRAEKIQEQLYKNLGVSLDYSKGVLSFYGLGERMQLIYSFHNVFTQPLYPVFWLCEGRAVTLGQRD from the exons ATGGCATCTCCCATCTCGCAGAAGCTGGAGGAGAAGCTGGTGTGCTCCATCTGCCTGGAACTATTCAGGGTGCCCGTGACCTTGCCCTGTGGGCACAACTTCTGCAAGTGCTGCATCAGTGACCACTGGCAAAAGCAAGAGCCTGCTGGGGTTGAGAAGGGCTACACGTGCCCCGATTGCCGCAGGACCTTCGAGCGACGCCCAGAGCTGGAGAAGAATGTCACCCTGTGCAGTGTGGTGGAGGTGGCGCAGGATGGCGAGGCGCGGGTCTCGGGCTCAGAGAGGTGCGAGGTGGCCCGTGGTGAGCTGTGCCCACAGCACGGGCGCCCGCTGGAGCTGTACTGCGAGGATGAGCGGCGGTGCATCTGCTGCGTCTGCACCGTCCGGCAGTGCCACCAGCACCAGCGGGTGCTCTTCGAGGAGGAACGCTCTAAAAAGCAG GCCCTTTTGAAAGAGTCCCTGGAAAAAGCCGAGGAGGAATCGGAGAGGATTGAGCAGGCAATGCAGGAGCTGGATGAGCGAACACGCAGCATCAAG GACTCCTCTGAGGGGCTCAAATCAGTGATTCTGAGCAAATTCACCTACCTGAGGAAAGCCCTGGAGGATTTCCAGTGTTGGACAGTGGCCAGGATTGAGCAAGAGCAGGCGGCGGCACTGGGGCGCGTGGGGGAGGACTGGAGCTTCCTGAAGGACCACCTGGACGTCCTCAACCAGTACAGGGAGAAGGCTCAGCGCCTGCTGGCCTGTCCTGACAACAGGACCTTCCTCCAG GAGTTCCCTCTGCTCCCATCTCCAGAGAGCCCAGAGGCACTGGTCCCCATGGAGTTTGATGTGGCCACCATGGTCAAGCCCCTTGTTGAGATCCTCACTAACATCTCCAGGCTCCTGCTGGAGGACCTGCCCAGCTCTGTGGCCCCAAAAGCCCCAGATCCCGTTGACCAAG GACCGGTGCATCCCCAGGAACCGGCGGTGAAGGTGGTGGCTCCTCTCCCCGAGTGCCAGCTCCGAGCTGAGCTTCTGAAGG ACCACCGCAACCTGACCTTCGATCCCAAGACGGCCAACAAGTACCTGGAGCTGTCAAAAGGTAACCAGAAAGCCAAGCACAGCCCCGGCGCCGTCTgcgggcagcaggagcagggatcTCGCTTCAAGCCCTGGCAGGTTCTGTGCACGCAGGGCTACAGCCATGGCCACCACTACTGGGAGGTGAAGATCTCCAGCCACTCCGTCATCCTGGGGGTGACCTACCACGGTCTCCCCCGAGAGCAGCAGCAAGGTCACAAGTTCAATATCGGGCTGGACGGGGGCTCGTGGGGGCTGCAGGTGCGGGAGGATTGCTACCTGGCCTGGCACAAGGGCCGGGCGGAGAAAATTCAGGAGCAGCTGTATAAGAACCTGGGGGTCAGCCTGGATTACAGCAAGGGGGTCCTCTCCTTCTACGGCCTCGGGGAGAGGATGCAGCTCATCTACTCCTTCCACAATGTCTTTACTCAGCCCCTCTATCCTGTCTTTTGGCTGTGCGAGGGGCGAGCGGTGACGCTGGGCCAGAGGGACTAA
- the TRIM65 gene encoding tripartite motif-containing protein 65 isoform X1 yields MASPISQKLEEKLVCSICLELFRVPVTLPCGHNFCKCCISDHWQKQEPAGVEKGYTCPDCRRTFERRPELEKNVTLCSVVEVAQDGEARVSGSERCEVARGELCPQHGRPLELYCEDERRCICCVCTVRQCHQHQRVLFEEERSKKQALLKESLEKAEEESERIEQAMQELDERTRSIKDSSEGLKSVILSKFTYLRKALEDFQCWTVARIEQEQAAALGRVGEDWSFLKDHLDVLNQYREKAQRLLACPDNRTFLQEFPLLPSPESPEALVPMEFDVATMVKPLVEILTNISRLLLEDLPSSVAPKAPDPVDQGPVHPQEPAVKVVAPLPECQLRAELLKGSRHEPSIAGQAGLLWEEGEVLVADHRNLTFDPKTANKYLELSKGNQKAKHSPGAVCGQQEQGSRFKPWQVLCTQGYSHGHHYWEVKISSHSVILGVTYHGLPREQQQGHKFNIGLDGGSWGLQVREDCYLAWHKGRAEKIQEQLYKNLGVSLDYSKGVLSFYGLGERMQLIYSFHNVFTQPLYPVFWLCEGRAVTLGQRD; encoded by the exons ATGGCATCTCCCATCTCGCAGAAGCTGGAGGAGAAGCTGGTGTGCTCCATCTGCCTGGAACTATTCAGGGTGCCCGTGACCTTGCCCTGTGGGCACAACTTCTGCAAGTGCTGCATCAGTGACCACTGGCAAAAGCAAGAGCCTGCTGGGGTTGAGAAGGGCTACACGTGCCCCGATTGCCGCAGGACCTTCGAGCGACGCCCAGAGCTGGAGAAGAATGTCACCCTGTGCAGTGTGGTGGAGGTGGCGCAGGATGGCGAGGCGCGGGTCTCGGGCTCAGAGAGGTGCGAGGTGGCCCGTGGTGAGCTGTGCCCACAGCACGGGCGCCCGCTGGAGCTGTACTGCGAGGATGAGCGGCGGTGCATCTGCTGCGTCTGCACCGTCCGGCAGTGCCACCAGCACCAGCGGGTGCTCTTCGAGGAGGAACGCTCTAAAAAGCAG GCCCTTTTGAAAGAGTCCCTGGAAAAAGCCGAGGAGGAATCGGAGAGGATTGAGCAGGCAATGCAGGAGCTGGATGAGCGAACACGCAGCATCAAG GACTCCTCTGAGGGGCTCAAATCAGTGATTCTGAGCAAATTCACCTACCTGAGGAAAGCCCTGGAGGATTTCCAGTGTTGGACAGTGGCCAGGATTGAGCAAGAGCAGGCGGCGGCACTGGGGCGCGTGGGGGAGGACTGGAGCTTCCTGAAGGACCACCTGGACGTCCTCAACCAGTACAGGGAGAAGGCTCAGCGCCTGCTGGCCTGTCCTGACAACAGGACCTTCCTCCAG GAGTTCCCTCTGCTCCCATCTCCAGAGAGCCCAGAGGCACTGGTCCCCATGGAGTTTGATGTGGCCACCATGGTCAAGCCCCTTGTTGAGATCCTCACTAACATCTCCAGGCTCCTGCTGGAGGACCTGCCCAGCTCTGTGGCCCCAAAAGCCCCAGATCCCGTTGACCAAG GACCGGTGCATCCCCAGGAACCGGCGGTGAAGGTGGTGGCTCCTCTCCCCGAGTGCCAGCTCCGAGCTGAGCTTCTGAAGG GCAGCAGGCATGAGCCTAGCATAGCTGGCCAGGCCGGGTTGTTGTGGGAGGAAGGTGAGGTGCTGGTGGCTG ACCACCGCAACCTGACCTTCGATCCCAAGACGGCCAACAAGTACCTGGAGCTGTCAAAAGGTAACCAGAAAGCCAAGCACAGCCCCGGCGCCGTCTgcgggcagcaggagcagggatcTCGCTTCAAGCCCTGGCAGGTTCTGTGCACGCAGGGCTACAGCCATGGCCACCACTACTGGGAGGTGAAGATCTCCAGCCACTCCGTCATCCTGGGGGTGACCTACCACGGTCTCCCCCGAGAGCAGCAGCAAGGTCACAAGTTCAATATCGGGCTGGACGGGGGCTCGTGGGGGCTGCAGGTGCGGGAGGATTGCTACCTGGCCTGGCACAAGGGCCGGGCGGAGAAAATTCAGGAGCAGCTGTATAAGAACCTGGGGGTCAGCCTGGATTACAGCAAGGGGGTCCTCTCCTTCTACGGCCTCGGGGAGAGGATGCAGCTCATCTACTCCTTCCACAATGTCTTTACTCAGCCCCTCTATCCTGTCTTTTGGCTGTGCGAGGGGCGAGCGGTGACGCTGGGCCAGAGGGACTAA